One segment of Calypte anna isolate BGI_N300 chromosome 4A, bCalAnn1_v1.p, whole genome shotgun sequence DNA contains the following:
- the TMEM156 gene encoding transmembrane protein 156, which translates to MCLLLRQSELFKLALGIITLFILCLPEFFKIHEANTVIMSCTDTCSSHNTTFPLCTFNNSCKRSVQERDKQNILLKVTVNHSNFQNIPCICQSAMREQQSHTKHTECESRRNVNVDHQGSGSAVKEIPKAKGSFEVKTEDAIYFYKYFNFTTFSEKEVEHTIYYLLEIHINSSIVGGRNATEEYLNHSCLVSMMEDQNDCINISLQLKSYVEYPMCMTKIIWLTMIPVVFVFTISIVIYKILQEHDQNYFNHRLAAVFTILRRKTSRRTRRTTLDTKIHPFPDSFDSP; encoded by the exons ATGTGCTTGCTTTTGAGACAATCAGAACTCTTCAAATTAGCACTAGGAATAATTACCCTGTTTATTTTGTGCTTACCTGAATTTTTCAAAATCCATGAAG CTAACACTGTAATCATGTCATGCACGGATACCTGCTCATCACATAACACCACTTTTCCACTTTGTACATTTAACAATTCTTGCAAAAGATCAGTGCAAGAAAGAGATAAACAGAACATTTTACTGAAGGTCACTGTAAATCATTCAAATTTCCAAAATATCCCATGTATTTGCCAGTCTGCCATGAGGGAACAGCAGTCCCATACTAAACACACAGAGTGTGAATCCAGGAGAAATGTCAATGTGGATCATCAAGGATCAGGGTCAGCAGTTAAAGAAA TTCCAAAAGCTAAAGGGTCGTTTGAAGTGAAAACAGAAgatgctatttatttttataaatattttaatttcactaCGTTTTCTGAGAAAGAAGTAGAGCATACTATTTACTACCTTCTGGAAATCCACATCAACAGTTCTATAGTTGGAGGAAGAAATGCAACTGAAGAATACTTGAATCATTCCTGCCTAGTGTCAATGATGGAAGACCAAAATGACTGCATAAATATTTCACTACAACTCAAGTCCTATGTGGAAT ATCCAATGTGTATGACGAAGATCATTTGGCTCACTATGATTCCAGTAGTATTTGTCTTCACTATTTCAATTGTCATCTACAAAATACTCCAAGAACATGATCAAAACT attttaaccACAGACTAGCAGCAGTTTTTACTATCCTGAGAAGAAAGACATCCAGACGCACAAGAAGAACCACACTTGATACTAAAATTCATCCTTTTCCTG ACTCCTTTGACAGCCCTTGA